Genomic window (Theileria annulata chromosome 4, complete sequence, *** SEQUENCING IN PROGRESS ***):
AAGTTGTGTAATACTTTGTGGTGAATTACTATCAAATTGTGCTACATTAATTAAGAAAGAAATTCATCCTACTGAAATTATTCAAGGTTTAATGGAAGCTCTTGATGATACACTTGTTGCACTTGATCATATTTCTATaccaattaatattaataatcatgataaattattaaatattatacaatcAAGTATGTTctccattacggtgcttgctccagcAGCTCCAATATCACTAACCCCCTGAAGGGACTTCTTAGTCCCCGAAGGGCCTTCTTAACCCCCAAAGGGGTTCCCTTAGTTATACTTAGTTATCTGTAGTAGTTATACCAGTAGTTATGTCCTGTTTGACCAAgctccgttacggagctctttagttatataccccAAGATTACATAGGTATACACTTttttagctccctttccggtGGTACTTAGctatacagttatttagTTCTTTAGTTATAGTACCAAtaggagtagttagttGTACAGTTATTTAGCCCCGAAGGGgcttagttatatacctgAGAGTACTTAGTTGGTCATTCAGTTCCCTACGGGGTTCCTTAGAGTACTTAGTTGTTTAGTTATAGTACTTACGGGGTACcgtttgaccaagcaccgtaacgaGACACCGTAACACTGTTATAGGTTTAAGTACAAAATTTAGTAATCGTTGGGgtaatttaatatcaaaattagCTCTTGATTCTATTTTCAAACTTTATAATTCCAATAAATCTAATCAAATCAATCTTACCAATCAATTGAATGGATTGAATGGAGTTAACGGAGTTAATGGTACTAATGGATTGAATGGAACTACTGTTACTAATGGAGTTAATGGAATAGTTAATGGACTTAATCATACTAATGGTACTGAGGGAGTTACTGGAACTAATGGAACTACTGGAGTTACTACTACcgttggaccaagcaccgtaacgggagACACCGTTACGGGagacaccgtaatggaAGAAGTTACTGTATTGGatattaaaagattaataaaaatagaGAAGATAATAGGTGGTTATATAGAAGATTCGATAGTATTGGATGGTGTAGTAGTGAATAAAGATGTAGTCCATTCAAATATGCGTAGACGTATTGAGAATCCAAGAATACTAATATTAGATTGTACTTTGGAGTATAAAAAAGGTGAAAGTCAGACGATGGTTGATATTTATGATGAAACTGTttggaataaattattattacaagaAGAAACTgaaattaaacaaatgtgtcaatatattattaattccaATTGTAATCTTATTATTACTGAAAAAGGTACgcgtaacggtgcttgctccagcAGCTCCAATATCACTAACCCCCCGAAGGGGGTCTTCTAATTAATaccttagttatatagttagttagctccctttcccgtagtacactccataggcatagaattagctccctttcccgggGGTACATAGTGCCCTTACGgggagtagttagttattaTGGGAGTAGTTATTTGGTTAGTTAGGTATTAGGGTAGTTATTTAGGGTAgatagttatatacttcTAGTTCCCTAGTTAGTTCTATAGTTACtgtttgaccaagcaccgtaacgtagcaccgtaacggatTTATAGGTGTAAGTGATTTGGCCCAACATTATTTGGTAAAAGCAAATATAACATGTTTACGTCGTGTTAGAAAGAGTGATACAAATAGAATAGCAAAAGCTTGTGGTGCAACGATTGTAAATCGTCCAGAAGAAATTACAGAATCTGATATTGGTTAcaattgtaaat
Coding sequences:
- a CDS encoding T-complex protein 1 (TCP1) chaperonin, putative (Tap349h10.p1c.cand.12 - score = 7.25); its protein translation is MDKGMYLVFKPSLKKESDRKAQLATIQASKALSDIVRTTLGPRSMLKMLLDPMGGIVITNDGNSILREIDVNNPGAKSLIELSRSLDEEVGDGTTSCVILCGELLSNCATLIKKEIHPTEIIQGLMEALDDTLVALDHISIPININNHDKLLNIIQSSLSTKFSNRWGNLISKLALDSIFKLYNSNKSNQINLTNQLNGLNGVNGVNGTNGLNGTTVTNGVNGIVNGLNHTNGTEGVTGTNGTTGVTTTVGPSTVTGDTVTGDTVMEEVTVLDIKRLIKIEKIIGGYIEDSIVLDGVVVNKDVVHSNMRRRIENPRILILDCTLEYKKGESQTMVDIYDETVWNKLLLQEETEIKQMCQYIINSNCNLIITEKGVSDLAQHYLVKANITCLRRVRKSDTNRIAKACGATIVNRPEEITESDIGYNCKLFHVDKIGDEYYSFFDQCINTKACSILLRGSSKDVLNEIERNLYDALSICRNIIYNCKLLPGGGATEVYISNYLNQQISKKVGLKRLSYECASKAFQVIPKTLAQNCGINPSSLRCFVTVLAPAATNITSPERVKLMSELLMLHNNGEIHMGINGETGEIINVINHNIYDIYLVKSQVYKSSFESVSSITNTQY